CGAGAGCGACGTCGGCCAGATCAAGGTCGGCCAGCCCATCACTTTCAAGGTTGACGCTTTTCCGAAAGACACTTTCCGCGGTGTTGTCTCGCAGATTCGCATGAATGCCACCACCGTGCAGAACGTGGTGACCTACAACACCATCATTGATTTCAACAATCCGGACACCAAGCTTTTCCCGGGCATGACCGCTTACGTCACCATTCCCGTGGCCAGCGCGTCCAATGTCGTCAAGGTGCCCAATGGCGCGCTTCGCTTTACGCCTGATCTGAAGCCCGATCAGCTTGCCGCGCTTGAGCAGCAGACTGGCATCACGCCGAAAACCGCTTCGCGCCAAGGGCGTCGAGGTGGCGGTGCGGGCGCCAAGGCTGCCAACGCGAACCCGAACGCTCAGGCGCAGCCGCGCACGCCGGCACAGGACGTAGCCATAGTCTGGAAGCAGACTGCGGACATGAAGCTGGTTCCGGTGCAGCTCAAGACCGGCATCACCGACCACACTTTTACCGAAGTTGCCCAGGTGCTGCATGGCTCCATTAACCCCGGCGACCAGCTTGTTACCGGCAGCGCGTCGGCGTCCAAGCCTTCCGGCGGCAGCTCCGCTCCAGGCATGGGCAGCGCACCGCGTGTGGGCGGACGATGATGGAGTGCGAAGCACGGCATTTCATAGCCCCGGGACGTAAGTCCCGGGTTACCACGAGGTGAAGGTAACCAAGTCCCGCAGGGACGGCACGAAACGAACAAGGGAATTATGGCAACACTAGCCCAATCCGAACTCCAGGCCGTGCAACGCGACGCTTCCGACGTGATTCGCGTCGCAGACGTTCACAAGTATTACGACCTCGGCGAAACCAAGGTCCACGCCCTGCGCGGCGTCTCGCTCGCCATCCGGCGCGGCGAATTTGTCGCCATCATGGGCTCCAGCGGCTCCGGCAAGTCCACCTTCATGAACCTGCTCGGCTGCCTCGATAAGCCCACCAGCGGGCGCTTCTGGCTCAACGGCACCGACGTTTCCGAACTGGACAAGAACTCGCTCGCCGCCATTCGTAATCGCGAACTCGGCTTCGTATTCCAGGGCTTCAACCTGCTGTCGCGTACCACGGCCCTGGAGAATGTCGAGCTGCCGACGTTGTACGCGCGTCTCGACAAGAGCGAGCGTTCCGCGCGCGCCGAAAAGGCCCTCCAGATGGTCGGCCTCGCCGATCGCATGGACCACTTTCCGTCGCAGCTTTCCGGCGGACAGCAGCAGCGCGTCGCGATTGCGCGTGCGCTGGTCAACCAGCCCTCCATCCTGCTTGCCGACGAGCCCACCGGGAACCTCGACAGCCGCACTTCAATCGAGATCATGCAGATTTTCCAGGACCTGAATGAACAGGGCCTGACCATCGTGCTGGTGACGCACGAATCCGACATCGCGCATTTTGCCAAGCGCATCGTGGTTTTTCGCGACGGCAAAATCCGCCGCGACGACGCGGTTCAGGTTCGGCCCCGCGCCGCCGACGTTTTATTGAAGATGCCGACGCTCGAGGACTAGCCTGTCAGTCTCTCAGTTGATCAGTGGTTTTGGTTCCGAACGGCTGAAAGACTGAAAGACTGGCGGACTGAAAGACGGATAGACCAGCAGACAGATCGATCGTTAGACTTAGGGTAGCTATATGGATTTCGCCGCAACTTTAAAGATCGCGCTTCGCGCTCTTGCCCGCAACAAGATGCGTTCCGTGCTCACCATGTTGGGCATCATTATCGGCGTGGGCGCCGTCATCGCCATGGTTGGCGTTGGGCAGGGCGCGCAGCAGAAGGTGCAGGAGCAGATCGCCTCCATGGGCACCAACTTGCTGTTCGTCTCCAGCGGCACCGTGACGCGGGGTGGCCTGCACATGGGCTGGGGCCAGACCAAGACCCTCATTTATGAGGATATGAAGGCCATTCAGCGCGAAGTCCCCACTGTCGCCATGGCCGCGCCGGGTGCGGGGGCGAGCGCCCAGGTCGTCTACGAAAACCAGAACTGGTATACCCGCCTCACCGGCACCGAACCTTCCTACTTCGACATTCGCGATTGGCCAATGGCCGCCGGTTCCAGCTTTTCGCAAGATGACGTTACCCAGGCCGCCAACGTCGCCGTGATCGGCGCCACCGTGCGGCAGAACCTTTACGGCGCCACGGACCCGGTCGGAAGCACCATTCGCATTGGCAACCTGCCGTTCCAGGTAGTCGGGGTTCTTTCCGCCAAAGGGCAGTCGGGCATGGGACAGGACCAGGACGACACCATCGTCATCCCGATTACCACGCTGCAGAAGAAAATCAGCGGTCAGCCCTGGTTGCAGTTCATCATGGTCTCGGCGACCTCGCAGCCGGCCACCTACGCCGCCCAGCAGCAGATCACCTCGTTGCTGCGCGACCGGCACCGCATCCGCCCGGGCACGGATGACGATTTCTTCGTGCGCAACCTGGCCGACGTCGCCGAACTTGCCGATCAGTCTTCGCGCGTCATGACCATGCTGCTGGCCTCCATCGCCGGCGTGTCGCTGATCGTCGGCGGCATCGGCATCATGAACATCATGCTGGTCTCGGTCACCGAACGCACCCGTGAAATCGGCATCCGCATCGCCATCGGCGCCACCGAGCAGGACGTGCAGCGCCAGTTCTTGAGCGAGTCCGTCGTGCTCAGCCTGATCGGAGGCGCCATCGGCATTATCTTTGGCGTCGGCTCCTCGCTGGTGATCACCAGGACCCTGGGATGGCAGGTGCTGATCTCGCCCATGTCGATCGTCGTGGCGGTGATCTTCTCCATGGCAATCGGCATCTTTTTCGGCTTCTATCCGGCGCGCAAAGCGGCTCGCCTCGATCCCATCGAAGCCCTGCGCTTCGAATAAGCACCGGCGCTTGGAGTGAAACGCTCCCTAGGCTCGCTATTGCTTCACCGAATGGGTTGCATCGCGGCGTGCGCCGGTTCCGGCGGCAGGGCTTGCGGTTTGTTTCTCTCCAGGGCGCCGAAATAGACGAGCAGCAACAACAGGAACATCACCGCCAGTACCAGCGCGAAAACCAGGCTGAACAGGTTCATGTTCGTCCATGCCGGCGGAGCATGGAAGTCGTGATGGTGAGCCGCGCGCATACTTCACCTCCGTGTTTTCCGCGTCGGGCTCGGCGCCCTCACCTTACGGTCAGCACCGGGCAGGGTGCTTCGCACACCACGCGATGTGCTGTCGACCACGGTAAATGCGTTGCCGCGAACACTGACTGCCGGTGCACGCCCATTGCGATCAGGCTGGCGTTCTGGGCCCGAGCCACGCGCGCTATGATCTCGGCCGGGATTCCAACCTCGACCACGATGTCGGCGCGAATGCCTTTCGGCACCATCTCCGATAGTTGCGTTCGTGCCTCGTCGAGTTCGCGCTCCACGAAATTCGTGGCCACGAACTCTGCGTCCGGTACGGCGCTCGCCAATACGTGCAGGAACGTCACTGGCGCCAGGTGCTCCATCGCCAGCATTGCTGCGTGCGGCAAGGCATGCAACGATGCCGCCGAGAAGTCGGTCGCAAACAGCACCCGATGCAGCCGTCCTTCATGCAGGCAATCGCCGGTCACGTGAGGTCCCACGGTGATCACCGGGCAGGCCGCGCGGCGGAATACTTCTTCCGCGGTCGATCCCATCAACAGCTTGCTGACGCCCTCACGCCCGTGGGTTCCCACCACCACCAGGTCAATTTTCTGATCGTGAATCAGCGTATCGATTGCGGGCCAGAAGTCGCCGTGCTCGATTAGTGACCGAAATTCGATCCCGGCAAGCTCCGGCCGCACGCACTCTTTCTTCATGAGTGTCCGTGCATCGCGGGCCAGGTTCTCGAAAGTGCCGGGTCCGGCGTCCATGGGGATTGGGGACAGGGGTTCCAGCGGCACCACGTGGGCCAGGAACATCCTCGCTTTCTCCTGTCGTGCCAGCGCCGCGGCGTACGTCAACGCCATCTTCGAGCAGGGTGAAAAGTCGGTTGCGACCAGGATGTTTTGCAAGGAAACGAGCGGAGCGGTAGTGACTGCAGCCATGGGACACCTCCTCCAATTGGTGCGAGAGGCACCCGTTCTGCTTCCCTTGTAGCACGGTCGCGCGTGATTTTGCGGTGACGCGGCGCACGCCCGGCACGGCGTTGTCCTCTTTCGGAACGGGACCGGCGAAAACTTGTCTTTATCGCATCACGGGGTGGGGCCATGCCGCCCCATCACGCCTACAATAGCCACGATAGCGTTCCTTGGCATTACCCTGAATGAGCTTTAAGCCTGCCATCATCCTCGCTCTCGTGGACCTAAGTCCGGCGACCGGAGATGTGCTCGCCTGGACGCGGCTGTTTGCCCAAAAAACTTCCGCCAAGGTCCGCATCCTGCATGTCATCTGGCCGCCCGCAACGCGCGTTAGCAGTCAGGAGGAAGGCGCCATTCTCCTCGACGAATTCGAAGAGCGCCGCCTTGATCTGCGCGGCTCCATCAAAGCTCACGCCCAGGAAATCCTGGGCGACATCCCTTTCGAAATGGAGGTTGGCGTGGGCCACCCGGTGAAGGTTGCGCTGGAGACCATCGCCGCCCTTCGTCCCGGGCTGATCGTGCTCGGTAGCCATGGCCACGACGGAATTACGCGCTCACTCCTCGGTTCCGTCGCCGAAAATGTTGTGCGCGAGTCGGCGTTTCCCACCCTCATAGTGAAAGCCACCGACGTTGAGCCGGCCCTGAAGACAATTTTGTGTCCCGTGGACCTCGGCGACGTGGCAGCGCAATCCCTCGATACCGCAGCCGAAATGGCCAGGGTTTTCGGCGCACGGCTGGATGTGCTCCGCGTCCTCCCGCAGTGTCCCAACGCGGATGAGGAATTGAAGGCGATGCGGCAGTGGGTGCCGGAGATTGTTGCCCAGCGCTGCCCGACTTCGGAGTCGGTTCACACCGGCGATACCGCCGAGCAGATTGTTGTCTTCGCGCGCCAGCACGACTCTGATCTCATCGTGGTCGGCGCTGAGCCACGACGATTTCTGGAGTTTACCGTGCTCGGGCGCACCACCGAGCGCGTCGTGCGCCACGGTCCGTGTTCCGTGCTGGTGGTTCGCCTTGAGCCGCGCAGCAACTAGCGGCTTCCGGAGTGGACTCTCATCCGGGTTCTAAGTTCTTCCCGACATCTCATTGCTTTGGCGGTTGTTGCTGTTGCTGCTGCTTCTTCTGGCCGAACACTTGATTCAGCACGTCGCCCAACGGGTTCTGCTGCTGTGGTGGCTGCTGCGGGGTTGCCACCGGCTGCTTGGGCTGTTGGCCTTGCTGCTGCCGTGGCTGTTGTTGCTGTCCGGCAATAGCACCCAGGATGCCGCCAATTCCGCCC
The Terriglobales bacterium genome window above contains:
- a CDS encoding ABC transporter ATP-binding protein, coding for MATLAQSELQAVQRDASDVIRVADVHKYYDLGETKVHALRGVSLAIRRGEFVAIMGSSGSGKSTFMNLLGCLDKPTSGRFWLNGTDVSELDKNSLAAIRNRELGFVFQGFNLLSRTTALENVELPTLYARLDKSERSARAEKALQMVGLADRMDHFPSQLSGGQQQRVAIARALVNQPSILLADEPTGNLDSRTSIEIMQIFQDLNEQGLTIVLVTHESDIAHFAKRIVVFRDGKIRRDDAVQVRPRAADVLLKMPTLED
- a CDS encoding ABC transporter permease; translation: MDFAATLKIALRALARNKMRSVLTMLGIIIGVGAVIAMVGVGQGAQQKVQEQIASMGTNLLFVSSGTVTRGGLHMGWGQTKTLIYEDMKAIQREVPTVAMAAPGAGASAQVVYENQNWYTRLTGTEPSYFDIRDWPMAAGSSFSQDDVTQAANVAVIGATVRQNLYGATDPVGSTIRIGNLPFQVVGVLSAKGQSGMGQDQDDTIVIPITTLQKKISGQPWLQFIMVSATSQPATYAAQQQITSLLRDRHRIRPGTDDDFFVRNLADVAELADQSSRVMTMLLASIAGVSLIVGGIGIMNIMLVSVTERTREIGIRIAIGATEQDVQRQFLSESVVLSLIGGAIGIIFGVGSSLVITRTLGWQVLISPMSIVVAVIFSMAIGIFFGFYPARKAARLDPIEALRFE
- a CDS encoding universal stress protein, coding for MAAVTTAPLVSLQNILVATDFSPCSKMALTYAAALARQEKARMFLAHVVPLEPLSPIPMDAGPGTFENLARDARTLMKKECVRPELAGIEFRSLIEHGDFWPAIDTLIHDQKIDLVVVGTHGREGVSKLLMGSTAEEVFRRAACPVITVGPHVTGDCLHEGRLHRVLFATDFSAASLHALPHAAMLAMEHLAPVTFLHVLASAVPDAEFVATNFVERELDEARTQLSEMVPKGIRADIVVEVGIPAEIIARVARAQNASLIAMGVHRQSVFAATHLPWSTAHRVVCEAPCPVLTVR
- a CDS encoding universal stress protein translates to MSFKPAIILALVDLSPATGDVLAWTRLFAQKTSAKVRILHVIWPPATRVSSQEEGAILLDEFEERRLDLRGSIKAHAQEILGDIPFEMEVGVGHPVKVALETIAALRPGLIVLGSHGHDGITRSLLGSVAENVVRESAFPTLIVKATDVEPALKTILCPVDLGDVAAQSLDTAAEMARVFGARLDVLRVLPQCPNADEELKAMRQWVPEIVAQRCPTSESVHTGDTAEQIVVFARQHDSDLIVVGAEPRRFLEFTVLGRTTERVVRHGPCSVLVVRLEPRSN